The following is a genomic window from Candidatus Rokuibacteriota bacterium.
GCATCTCCCGCGCCGCCTTCCAGATCTTCCGTGTCGGCCCCGTGTCGCCGCTGAAGACGAAGCCCGTCTCGCCGTCGTGGACGATGAAGCCCGAGGTCGGGATGGTGTGCTCGACCTCGATCGGCGTCACCCACAGCTCACCCACTCGCGCCTCGCCCTCCTCGGCCAACGAACGGAAGGCCAGCACCGGGTTCTTCGGGTTCGGGATATTGGCGAAGTTGGGCCAGACGATGTCGTTGAAGACGTGGGTGCGGAGGCTGTCGAGCACAGGTCCAAGGCCGCAGGCCGTCACCTGTCGCTCCGGGGCGAGCATGGCCAGCGTGTCGGTGAGGAAGCACAGCCCGGCGATGTGGTCGAAATGGGCGTGGCTGATCAAGGCGTACTCGACCGTGACCTGCTCGGCGGCGGAGAGGGCTCCGCCGACCGTGCCTGCATCCACCAGGACCCGATCGTCCACGAGGAGGGCCGTTGGCCGCTGTCCCTGCCCCTCGCTCCCGTACGAGCCGAGGACCTTGATCTTCATGCGACCCCTGGGGGCCTCCGATCGGGTCAGTTTAAACTTCGCGATTTTAGTCTACCAGCGAAGGGGCGGTCAAGCAGCGTGAGATCGGCGGGGCTCGAGCCCTTATCTTGGGCGGCCTTGCGAAGCACGGAGCCAGTGTGGGAAGATGCGGGTGATGATCTTCCAGCAGATCGTCAACGAGGACGCTGGCTGCATCGCCTACCTGATCGGGTGCGGCCAGGCGGGGGAGGCCCTCGTCGTGGACCCCGGGCGGGACCGCGTGGACGACTACCTTGCCTGGGCGCGACGCAAGGATCTCAGCCTCACCCGCATCGTCGACACCCACATCCACGCCGACCACCTCTCGGGCAACCAGGCCCTGGCGGCCAAGACCGGCGCGCGCATCCACATCCATCCAGCAGCAGAGGCGGCTTTTTCTCATGCGCCGATCGCCCACGGGGACGAGATCAGGATCGGCACGGTGCGCATCCAGGTCATCCACACGCCGGGCCACACGCCCGACAGCATCTGCCTCCTCGTGACCGATCTCTCGCGCGGTGAGGAGCCGTGGTTCGTCCTGACGGGCGACACGCTCTTCGTGGGCGACGTGGGACGGCCCGACTTCGGGGGCGAGCGCGCGGCCGCCAACCTCTACGAGAGCCTCACGACCCGCGTGCTGACGCTGCCCGACAGCGTCGAGGTCTACCCGGCCCACGGCGCCGGATCTTCATGTGGCCGCGCCATGTCCTCCAAGCCCGGCTCCACCATCGGCTTCGAGCGGCGATTCAACCCGGCGCTCCAGGCCCACACGGCCGACGCCTTCGTGAGCGCGCTCATGACCGGGCTGCCGCCCAAGCCGCCCGGCTTCGACCGCATCATCGCCAAGAACCGCTCGCAGGCGCTGCCATCGTCGGGTGATCCCGAGCCGCTGTCGGTCGCCCAGGCGCGCGAGGCCATGGCCAAGGGCGCGGTCGTGCTCGACGTGCGCAGCCCCGCGGAGTACGGCGAGGGGCACATCCCCGGCGCCGTCAACGTGTGGATCGAGAGCAACCCCTTCGCGGCCCGCGTGGCGATGATGACGCCGCCCGACAGCCGTTTCGTGCTCCTGGCGACGGGGCCCTCGGATCTCACCCGCGCGGTGCAGGGGCTGGGGCGCGCCGGCATGGACGACATCGCCGGGTATCTCCAGCGC
Proteins encoded in this region:
- a CDS encoding 3',5'-cyclic-nucleotide phosphodiesterase, giving the protein MKIKVLGSYGSEGQGQRPTALLVDDRVLVDAGTVGGALSAAEQVTVEYALISHAHFDHIAGLCFLTDTLAMLAPERQVTACGLGPVLDSLRTHVFNDIVWPNFANIPNPKNPVLAFRSLAEEGEARVGELWVTPIEVEHTIPTSGFIVHDGETGFVFSGDTGPTRKIWKAAREMRGLKAVIVETSFPNRMDGLAKASGHLTPEMLKRELDKAPPDVPVWIYHVKPQLYQETAEELAKIDSTRIHILEQGKTYTL
- a CDS encoding rhodanese-like domain-containing protein is translated as MIFQQIVNEDAGCIAYLIGCGQAGEALVVDPGRDRVDDYLAWARRKDLSLTRIVDTHIHADHLSGNQALAAKTGARIHIHPAAEAAFSHAPIAHGDEIRIGTVRIQVIHTPGHTPDSICLLVTDLSRGEEPWFVLTGDTLFVGDVGRPDFGGERAAANLYESLTTRVLTLPDSVEVYPAHGAGSSCGRAMSSKPGSTIGFERRFNPALQAHTADAFVSALMTGLPPKPPGFDRIIAKNRSQALPSSGDPEPLSVAQAREAMAKGAVVLDVRSPAEYGEGHIPGAVNVWIESNPFAARVAMMTPPDSRFVLLATGPSDLTRAVQGLGRAGMDDIAGYLQRGMTDWKSEGLPEGRVPQITVHDLATMREERPELVVVDVREPFEWDEGHIAGAVNVPMGQAVERMGELPADRPKAVLCAGGLRSSSVISALQRAGMSDWYNVAGGMREWVKAGYPAVTSARGHVPEGSQNEA